gTTTCGAGGAGGAAATAATGGCGTAATAATGAGGGGGTTTTCGTTGAATGAATGGTCAGatttgagggagagagatgggGCGCCCGTCGGGAGGAGCGATGCTTCAACTGCAGGCTTCCCTTCCTTCCCTCCGGAGGcgttttctttgttttaaaattgtttccgtccttttctttttttcgggcTTCCTGACGTGCCACCGACGTTTTCCGTGCCACCTCCTCCTAGGCGGAAGAGCGCATGTCATGTCATGCGGGGGTCGCACTTCGCATTACAAGACATGTGGCGGAATTTTTAATTACTGCTTTTTTAAGCCCGAGCGAGATCCACGAGAGAGGATGCATTTTGGGAAATTGGCGATATCACGTGATTATAGTTAGTGAATAAACTGACTTGATTTAAAGAGATAATTAGCTGGTTAGCTTAATTTCCTCTAATTCTTTCGGTCTTCCGGTGGTCCCGGTTGGCCGGAAATTTAATAGGGAATGGTCTGGTGGGGGTTTTTGGTCCTTAGAATTGGAGGTACTTAGGGCGCACGCGAACCGAATTACAAGCAAAACCCGTCCTAAGCATTCCCTCTGCTTACTCCTCGAAGCCCCCATTAATTTACCCGATTAAGTCCGAGATTAGAGCGGTCAACGCCTAGGGAATTTCGTCAGTGGATCTGACTGATTGAATCCCGCGGCCTAATCGTCCCCCTCAAGTCCCGGGTCGCGACGCATCCGGGGGTCAATAATCATCGAAATCATTCCCACGACTCGCCTAATGCAAGGCGACAGGTCGCCTCAACCTAAAAGCGCCAACCCAACTGACGGACTTAGTACAAAGAATTGAATCAGCGAAAGCGAAAGTATTCCGTTTTTGGTCAGGATTTACAAGAAAcccgagaacaaaagaatttcgtaagactagagagagagagagtcaccATCGGCTCCCATCATGGGCCGTGGCCATCTTCGATCTGGGTGGGCCCGAGCCCACACCCGCCGGTCTCTTCCAAGGACTCCGATGCGTCCCCAGCCGACCGATCCTCGCTCCCGCCATCGTCGACCGGTGCGCCGGCCGCGGGGCCGGGGCTGCGGCCGGGGGAGAGGGGCCCAACCTGGAGGTGCGAGAACGGCAGGAACAGGCTGTGCACGACGACCCGCGCGTTCCTGATCACCTCCGGGATCTTGACGCGGGCGCGGTTGATCTGGACCGTCCCCCCCGCGGGCCCACCAGCGCTGGTCACCACCAGATCCTGCCCTTCCGCCATCGTCCCCAGCGTGGACCCCACCGGGAGGTTCCGCAGGTCGTCCCCCGCGAGGTACCGGTCCGGCACGATGTGGAAGCCCACGTCGCCCGCGTAGTTGTGCGGGTCGGAGAAGATGAAGTCGTCCTCCATCGCGAAGATCGTCGCGTTCTCCAGGGCGACCAGCTCCGCGAACTTCGCCTTCATCGCGAGCGCCACGACGCCGTACCCGCCGCCCCGCAGCCGGAGCATGGCGTCCCGGAGCATCATGCTCATGATCAGCGGAGGCGGACCCGTGAAGGAAGGAGGCGCAGCCTCGAACGACGGCCGCGGGGAGGCGTCGGTGCAGGAGGACGGCGAGAGTGGGGAGACGGGGCCGTCGAGGCCGTGGACGATCATGATGCCGTTGTCGAACAGGTCGGGCCGCGTGACCTCGGCGCCGTCGATGAAGATCCTCGTGGCATTGGCGAAGCGATCGGAGGCGGCGGTCACGGTAACGCAGTGGCGGGGGTTGATGGTCTCGATCTTGGTGCCGAAGGTGAGGCTCTGGAGGGTGGAGGAGGAGTAGAAGCCGGGGACGACGTGCTCGGCGAGGAGGCGGGGGAGGAGGCAGGCGGCGCAGGACTCGACGGAGGGGTCGGAGGGGGCGAAGATGGTGACGGGGCCGTTCCAGCGGGAGAGGGCGGGGTACTGGGAGAGGGCGGCGCCGACGGAGATGGAGAGCTCCTGGAAGCCGAGGTGGGCGAGGATCTGCTGGAGGAGGGGGCCGGAGGAGAGGGGGACGTCGCGGAACCGGGGGTAGCCGAAGTCCGAgagcgacggcggcggcggcggaggggagGCGGGAGGAAGGCGCCGCCGCCGGTggttgcggcggcggcggaggaggagaagatgaCGGAGAGCGCGAGGAACGCGAGCTGCAGAGAGCGAAGGGCCATGTTGCGATGCGCGCGAGTTGACGGACGGGGGAGTTGGAGAAGAAATGCGCGAATCTGTTTAAAGCGTTTGAGATATAACGGAACTCTTTTGGCGGCCCGGGCGGCGGTTATTGTTCACGCGCCACAAAGATTCAGCGAATGGGAAGCAATTGGCATTGAGGTCCTCTTACGGCGTCGTTTGCTAAGCAAGCGCAAACGGGCTGAGAAAGAGTTTTCAGTTTTCCCGCCAATTGAAAAGCCTCGTGTAGCAGCAGTACCGGACGGCTCGAACGTACGGATCGCCCACGCGCGCTCTCTCGAACTCGCAGTTCACTCGCGCTAACAAACTCGCCGAGTCGCTAACCGCCTCTTCACCTTCTCCAACGTACTCCTCCACCATAACTCCTCGTGCTCATACTCAAAATCagtcacttctctctctctctctctctctctctctctctctctctctagatttctCTCAGTTCCTTCCAGCCATGGCGATCGAGTCTCTGCAGCTCTCGATCCTCATCGCAGCCATCTTCTTCTCCGCAACCACGACCTCCATGGACGAAGATCTCTTCGCCTCGCCGCAGTCTCAAGCGCGGCGGCCGGAGCTGATCCGTGACGACTCGCTCTCGCCGACCTCGCTCCTCGAGCCCATCCTCTCCCACCTCGGCTTCCACGACCTCGCCATGGCGGTCCCCTCCCTGACCGACTCGCCGTCGTTCACGACGTGGAACGGTCCCTCCACCCTCTTCGCCCCCTCCGACTCCTCCCTCAAGTCCTGCGCCTCCTGCTCCGTCCCCCGCATCCTCAGCGAGCACATCGTCCCCGGCCTCTTCAGCTTCGGCTACCTCCAGAAGCTCGCCTTCGGCACCAAGGTCGAGACGATGAGCCCCGGCCACTGCCTCACCGTCACTTCGGCCACTCACCGCGTTACCAACACCACCAGGATCTTCATCGACGGCGTCGAGATCTCTCGCCCCGACATGTTCAACAACGGAATCGTCGTCGTCCACGGCCTCGAAGGCTTCATCGCGCCGCTGTCCCCTTTCTCCTGCAGCATCGAGAAGATGACGTCCCTGGCGTTCCCGTTCTCGCTCCCGCCGCCGGtgtcctcctccttctctccttCGCCGCTCATGCGCCTGATGCTGCGCGACGCGGTGCTGCGCCTCCGGACCAGCGGCTTCGGCATCCTGGCGCTCGCGATCAAGATCAAGTACCCCGAGCTGGTGAATCTCCAGAACGCGACCATCTTCACCGTCGACGACTTCTCGATCTTCACCGGCGCGATCAGCTACGTCAACAACGTGCGGTTCCACATCGTGCCCAACCGGTACCTCGCGATGGCCGACCTGGAGAGACTGCCGGCGGGGACGGTGCTGCCGTCCCTGGAGGCGGGCCAGTATCTGGCCGTGACGACGGCAGGTGGGCCGGCGACGATGAGGATCAACTACGTGAGGATGAAGAGCCCCGACGTGATGAGGAATCAGAAGGTCGTGGTGCACTCCTTGTTCCTGCCGTTCCCTCATCTTCACCCGGCGTCCCTCGATGGACTGATCAACGGTCAAGATCACGTCGAGGAGAACGTCGCCGCCGCTAACCAGGGCATGAAGGACTCGTGCGCTGCTCTTGAGGAGAATGGAGGTTGCGAGGTGATTCCTCCATGAAAATTTCCACTGTTTGTGACGCTTTCTTTTGCCGCCTTAGGTCATTTCTACTTTCCCGCTCCCCTTGGTGCAGAGTCGTTCAGGGTGCTTTCGGTTTTTTCggtctcctttctttttttttcctttgaattgtGGGACTTGCTTCAATAAAAATTGAACTGCATGCCGAGGAATGAGTGGGTAACATCAAATTCTGCTGTTTACGGCCTGTCGATTTGCTAGTAGAGGATGGACTTTGATGCCTTCTTTTGTCTATCCGTTTCATCCGCTGGCAGTTTAATACCTTATAGACCTTTGGAAAAACGCCATACAGGGAACACACAGTAGTCCAAACCACAAATAAGAGTAGATCACCAGAAAGATTCAAGTACGGCTCGTTGCCGTGCTTTGGCCTTGAAAAATCAAAGCTTTCGACCAAAGACATCACCACATGGAAAAGAGCAGAAATGGAAGGCGAGTTACTATCACCTTACCTTGAAAGTTCTATACACGCATAACCGAAAGAGCTAGCTGTTAGCCGGGCTCCCGAGTTGGACAGTGGTTACCACCAAATAAACCATTAAACCAACCAAAATTGACTAACAAATATTTCACAAGCTATTACtacataaattgaaaagaattATCACACATCATGTACAACAGATTCACGGTTCCTCTTCCCACCagtcggaaaaaaaaaagaaaaaacaaagaaagtggccccaaaaaaaaaaaagaacctagtAATACATTTCGTGCGGAAATACACTGTCGCTTCAAAAAATCTTCAATATAGCTTTGATTGGGAAGAGAACATGAACAAAATCAGGCACGGCTGATGCACGGCATTTGAAAAGGGCTTCAACCTCTTTGGAGACTGCCACATGACAAACGCAGATCCCCAATCTTGCCACTTCATTCCTATCACGAGAAACTTGAAAGAAGCTCCATGGAAGCTCTGGTTAATCTCAACATCAGAGAATTCAAATTTCTCAAGAGGATATCGGTTCGTATGGATATGACAGCCACGGGTGCTTCAAAGCGTCAGCAGCAGTGGGGCGTTTCTTTGGATTTACCTCAAGTAGATGGGAGACAAAGTCAATAAATCCTTGGTCCCCCATAGGCAATCGGTGCCTTAAAGACGTCTTCTTTGGTATCAGATATTCCAGTCTGTTGGTATCCTGAGAATCAAAGAGCAGAATGCATCGAATTTATCTTAGATGATACCTATCCTTACAAGATTACGACACAGACATGAATCGATGTGCTTGCCACCACAAGCACCATCCTATTTTCAACAAGCACACAACAGGAAATCCCAGAATGGAGAACTGACATTCCTACAAACCTCATCACACCAGATAAACGTTACAGGACGCAAACCAACTACAGCTTTACAAGCAAGAAACCAGACCAACAATGGAAGGAGAATGCTGTGATGAAGCTCTTTCAAGAGAAAATGGACTGTGACTCAAGACAGCAAGAAATAGTAATTGAGTTACGAGGGAAAATGTATCTGGAATCCTAGAAATAAGTAACTTTGCGAGCAGCAAAGCAATGTACACAGATGCTCCCCCAGACAAAATCAAAGCACAAATCTATTGTTTCATCCATGCAAGATGTAACCGCCCTCATAAAAAGAGGGGTAATTGGCAAACACCACAGATAGATATTGACAACGAGCTGATAACACCACTACCAAATACAAATGCCAAGCATAGTTTCCTTCCACTTTCCATGGTAAATGATGAATGACCAAGAGAACCTTATGCAGGATGCTAGAAGCATTGAGCCTTCAACATAACAAAATTTGTTACCTGATTCCGCTCATACAGCATATGATTTTTCGTAAAGTATTTGTACGTGTCTCTGCCTTTTGCTAGCATGTCTTGATTGAGGGAGCCAATAATCCCAATGACACGTGCAAGTAGTGTTGCAGGTGAGTCATTTTGGAAGAGAACCTAATCAAAATGccatattaattcaatcaatctgCACCAGAGTCATAATAATGGTGCATGCACCTATACCAGTGATAATTCACAATAAATTATGAGAAAGAATTGCATTGAAATCAACCAGAAAGACACGTTCTAATTAGTGTCACAAGCCAAAAGAGACTCAGACAATTACGAAGtttaaaatttacaatttcAATCCCACACCAtcattgaaaaatacaaaaagagatGCAACATCAAAAATGTTTCCAAGCTACCAATAAGTTTTTTCCATAGAAATAACCACCAAAGGGCAAGTTTCAATGAGAGATATAACAATTCCAGCAATCCCACCAGTCAATgcacacaaaaaaagaacaaaatcacaaataatATAGAGCTATCATTTACCATGCAAACCATAAAATTATGCAGCAATATTAAGAACCCATATTTTACAGAGAAGCCACTAGAGAGAGTTGATGAGCAAGCACTAAACTGATTTAACTGAGTTGACATCACACCAGAAGACATTCTTCAATGcactttcataaaaagaaaCTGTTTGATCACACGCCATGGCAATTTATTGTCAAGTAGGCTAGAAACGTCTAAAGCTCTCAGCAAACATCAAGTATTGCCCTAAAAAATGCTGGTTTTCTTCTAGGCTCTCAAGTCACCACCGAAAACAGTCCATCATTACATTTCCCAATAGACATCTATTTCTCTATAATTTGCCAGTTTTATAGATGGTTAATCAGAATGTTGTGGAAGgatcaatttcccaaattgcaCCTTCTTTATATAAATCTCAGTCTTGCACACTACTAGCAAATCACACATAGTGAGACCTTTTACTGACACCTGTCTCCTTGAGTAGTCAACGAAGCAACACGGCAGAGCTAGAGCTGTGGACAGCCGGCCTGCTTTCAGGCTTGAAAGAGATACACTATTTGTTTGTGCAATTTGCATATGTAGAAAAGGATGTTAACTCTCAAAGTCAATTATTCACAACCTTAGGAAGATATTTCCACTCAATATACCCAATAATCACAGATGTTTTGACGAAACAGCAGTAAGGTCGCCATTGATGGCACATTTTCACACTCATCACGCTTGGAAGTTTTTGAAAGAAGGTATACACAATCGCTTTTCACATCACATTTGATATCATGAATTCAACAGACAGCAGTTTAAGAAAGACCTCTTAAAATCTCAAATAGTTCCACGCATCAATGGGCTGGGGGAGGGGTAGGAAAGCAAATATTGATTGAGAATAGAACTTACATTTCCAGTGCAAAGTTCTGCCAATATGCAGCCAAGTGACCATACgtcaatcttcttatcatatGGCAATCCCAGAATAACTTCTGGAGCCCGATAAGATCGTGACTGAACATAGGAGCATAAATGATCTGTTTCAAAACAACTACTCCCGAGATCAATGACCTTTACTTCACATCTGCTGTAGCTTTTTACCAATATATTCTCGGGCTTGAGATCACAGTGGATGAGGCCAAGGCCATGCAAGAATCGAAGTGCTTCCAAACACTGAATAGTTATTGACTGGACAAATCATTACAACACAACATTAGATATCCACATTTGAAACAAAATGTGCTTCAGAAAATAGCAAACTGCCAAACCTGCAATCTAGGCATAGTGAAGTAAACTTCCCCTCCAGACTCTCTATTGAATTTGTGAAACTCGTATAAGTTTGCTTTAAGTAGTTCGCATACTATCAACAAATGCTCCTGCAAAGCAAGCAAGCTCATTCCATTGAGAAGCCTTCAGATTAATAGAAAGTGGATCAAACATGACCAAGGCAATGCAGCAAATCCTTGCTATGATCTAACATAACCACCAAAATCTTGCACAGCAAAATATTCACAGTTACCCTCAGGTAAGAACACCATCGAGGAATAGGCTGCTTAGTGCTTAAATAGCATTGAAGTGCCTGCAGTGAAATGTTCTAATGAGCATGCATGATGCAAGTACGACCAACAGCAGCTGGACTGTGTGACCTTCAAGCAGTAAGCAAGCTGGTGACTAGCATGAGGAACTAATTACAAGCAAAGGAATAGCTCTAGGAAACATGGATCTTGTGCAGCAAAGGAACTTATAAATTACACGGAAAAATAGGAAGCTTAAAATTTCAGTAACTGCTCCAATCAATAATTGACTCCCTTGTTTTTTTGCCACTAATGATTTGCCTATTTGGATTACCATAAAGAGGAAATAATATTCAGCCACTTGCATATTGTTCCCACATACCCTCAAATGCATCATGAGAGATAAAGTTACAGTAGAAACACATCCTCAAATTGACGTTCATTGAGAAACAAATATCTTCATCCTAGCACTGGAATATTGCTACCAAACTTGTCTTACTTCTACAAGACAGATATCATATCAGGCAGCTACAGCCTCAAGTTACCATGCAAAAATAGCAACTCAACAGACAAGTCATGAACGACAAAAAACATCAAGGCTGATAGTTCCCAGGGAACACCAACCCCACTCTCATTCATCATCTACACCAGACTTGGTTCAATATCTAACAGGTGACAGCTTAAAACAAGAATCTCACATGTCTTTGACCAAGATCAGAGCCATATTAGTTCCAAAGCATGAACACTAGAAAGCACCCCCTCCCCAGCCCCCCAGGGGGCCCTCTGTGCCCAACCTCCATAACCTAATAACCCTTCCTCTTAAATGTGATTACGAATGTGTCACACCGTCACTCTCCAAGAATGTTTGACACTAAAACCTATGAACGAAACCCTTCCTCTTAAATGCGATTACGAATGTGTCACACCGTCACTCTCCAAGAATGTTTGACACTAAAACCTATGAACCAAACTAAAAATTCGACTTGGTAGAGAATAATGTATTAAACAGTTTAAGAAGAAAATTGCCTCTAGCACCTACGAAGTAATCAAGCAcaatttctgaaaagaaaaaatctcttTTTCCACAAGGACGTAACATAAAGCTAAGCAGAAAATCCACTTACTCGGTagtaaaaataatcatacaaacGGAGGAGGTGGTACTTGTCGCCAGGATCATGTTTGTTGACATACTTGAGAAGCTTTATTTCATCCAGGCTCTGATCAAAGAAGTCTTTGttgttttttataattttaacaCATACATCCATGCCTGTATGCAGATCATGAGCTTGTATGGCCTTACTAAATGCAGCAGAGCCAAGATATTCGGTGACATGATACCGCCCAGCAATGACTGAATTTAAAACAACGTGAAAGTTCTTGTCCTCCTCAAAGCCGGTTCTGAACATCAGAGAGGACATCCATTCAGAAGTCAATTGACAGCAAGCTTACCAATAATGTATGAGATAACTATAGAACTGACAAAACTTTAGGCTTCAAAATCTAACATCGACTTAAATTTCAAACAAATAGTTTTaatgaagaaagggaaaagaaatagCAGGTAAAAGTAACACATGCCTGTTTTTCCTGTGGACAATCTTGAGATTAAAAGTCTCAAATTCCTCTTCCTGAGCCTTGATTTGCCTTACTTGCTCCTGCACCGCAGCAGCTTCCTCATCCTCCAGGGATGCCACTGCGTCATCCTCTCTCACAGCTGGCTtttcatcctcttctttcttgatgCAGTCTCTTTCAGCATAACCATAATTTGATAGCGAAGATGGAGAAGAATTTGCCGATCTTACAGCATTCGCATTATCTTCATCTCTTGAACTTTTAACAGTGGAAGAGTCgctgcttttccttttccatgtGGCTAGCATGTCATCAGTTCCCATGGAAGCATTCAGTCTCTGCTCAGCTACATCATTCACAACAGCATTGGAGTTCTCTGACCATAAGGATTTGCTAGAGCTTGCATGAAGCAACTGCTCATCCCTCAATGGAGGAGGGAATGAAAAACCCCCATCTATTTGACCCTTCACTCCTGTTTGTATGCTTTTGTCATTCCCAATGATATATTGGTTGGGATCAAGCTTATACTTTCTCCTTTGTTCCCTGCTCAACCTATTACTGTAATTTTTATCTGCTTCAATTTTATAGTGTTTGGATGCAGGTCCGACATCATGATCAGGGATGTACTCTAAATCTCCCTCGCTGCTGCCCCCAACCAAACTTTCCCGGACTTCGCTACCAAAATCAGCAGCATCACTGTTGATGCCTACACCAATTGATCTAACAGAACCgtgttgatcatcatcaagaCATATATCATCCAGTTGCGGCCTTCCACGATCATTTAGAACTTTCTCATCCCCTAACATGATGAGTTCATCTGTCTGTGCAACAAAACCTTTCCATACAGGTTCCGCACGCATGAAATTCAGTTCTTCCTCATCCATCAGTTGTCCATCATATTGTGTGATTAAATCATTCTCCTCCACCCTGCCGTAAACTTCTCTTGCTGACAGCCCCATCGGATCATCTGAAGCTGTAACTGGTTCCACGTTTTTTGATTGAAGAAATCGCTCCCCAGAGAAGTAAGAATCCTCCTCGGCAAAGGATTGGTCGTCGTCCTCATCTTTAATTTGACCTCCTTCCTGCGGGTCAGGAACACTCCCATGGCCAGTTCCCTTCTCATTATCACTAGGATAGTCTATTTCATGGGCCAGAAACCAGGTCTCATCCTCAATAGGCTGCCTCATATATCCAACATCATCGTCGTCATCATACTCATCAGAATCCCAATACTCGTTAGGGTAGTCAATAGACTCACTCAACCCATCTCCAATAGTTGCAAAACCCGAAACCAGATCAGATGTATCCTCTGCGATGCCATGACTTACAGATAGCCAATTGCCACCACCAAGCCTTTTCCCACCTAAATCATCAGTTACAAAGTATTAACAATTTTTACAGTTGTAACTGAAATGCAGCCTCTAGAACAGAAGACAAAATCGTGGTGGGAAAATACGAGGAGAACAGTAAAGAGAGGCCATTCACAGGTGCAAGCACATCCTATACTACTACCTACAACAGCCGGGCATATAATTGGatgcaagaaaatgcaaaatcaGCAACCAATGGCAAAATCAAAAGCCCTAAGAAAAACACCCCATCTTGATTTTGTAAAATAAGCATTCTATGCAAAAAGGTTGACGACATGGCAAATTGTCAGTGAAGGATACCTGAAGAATTAATTTCTTGTCCTACAGGAACATCCAGAAATGAACCTATAAGGAACGTACTGTCAATGCTCGCAAGCTTTGCACCCATTCCATCGCGATCATACTTCTCTTCCCAATTGTTGGAAATGGACTTTTCCTCTGACTTGAGTTTGACTGGGGGCAACCTAGGCAGTTCTTCCTTTGGGTTCTCATATGGAAATGGAAACCCTAAGCTGCTAATATTCTTTTGATCAAAACCTCCTTGTGTCTTTCCAAAGTACAATGCTCTGCCAACCTCATCTACCTGATCCTTAATAGCCACCCGAACATCATTGATCGTCTctgcctttttctttccttcctttttgtCATGAGGAATGATAATGTCATAATTGTTTGAAGTCTCCCCTTTCGTGAATGGAAAAACTGTTTTAATTGAACAATCTTTCCATGGGTCAGCTGATATTGATGCAAGCTCCTCATTTGTAGACCATGGATTATCATCAGAACCATCCTTAGAGTAGACATTGCTAACTTTTGCTTGTTTGCCAAATTCCCTAGGTTCACCAAAGGGTTCAGAATGGTTTTTGCTAGAACTGACAACCCATGCATCCTTTTCACCAGCAAATTTAACATCTTCTCTAGTAAAAACATTAGCTTTGCCAGAATAAGAAGCCCCGGAGACCTTCAGATCAGACATGGTATGAGAACTCCTGCAAACATCATTTTCATAAAGATCTGAAGGCCCATTGCTAGaattaaatttccatggctGCAGATCACCCGAATTCCTTTCTGAACCTTTAGGGAAGGTAAAGCCCTTGCTGGTGTTACTCGACATCTCCACATGTTTGCTTTGTTCAACCACAGTACCCTTGGATCTGCTGTCTGGACCACTTCTGGTGGTGCCACACTCTATTTCTTTCACGATGAGTTCCTCAGAAGCTTCACCACCATCTCGAGAATTAGGGCCCTGATTCACAACAGCTGGTTTCTCGCCATTTTGTCCTTGTGGAAACTTGCCTGTGTCCTTCTCCTCAAGCGTGAGGTTCTGAAGGAACCCATTCAAATCAGAGCGATTTGTGATCTCACTGCGCAGAGCCTCCTCTGCTCGGGTGAATTTATTTCTTCGGAGAAAATCTAGAATCACGTCCACAGAGCTGCCATCAGCCATCGTGATGCACTTTAGCCCCACAGGCAGATCCTCCTAAAGGAAATATCGACCAAAAGTCAGGAACATATCTAAGTCACATTATAAACACATAACAAACATACTGACTCTACTTGTCAATATAACCAAGAAGACATGGACAGTTTCCACATTCTGGAGTAAAAAGAGCAGATCAAACACCACCAAAACACGTTAAGTTGAGCTTGAGCACTTACCTCGACTAAGTCAGGAAGTTCGTCTCTGGCTAAAAAGATGCTGACTTGCTCCCCTCATAAGTCCTGAAAAATTAACAGAACACAGCTGACTCCATATCCTCATCTTTCTCATTCTCGACAAGAGACGCACGCACAAACAACTCATTTCCGGTTTCATTTGCACAGAAGAACCAACAAGGCAACAAAAAAAATCGTCGTTAGCCCCACtacgaaacaagaaacaagaaacaagaaacgaGAATCGCACCACCGCAACCACCCAAATTCAAACTCACACACCACGGGCTAACAGTCCACATTCCATCGCCTAAAACTCCAAATAGCCGCCGAGTTCAAGCCTCTCGAAAATCAAAACACGAGGACCAACACTCGCTTCCCAAATTCCCCCTTTCCGACCCCCTCAAAACCCCGCCGCCTCGACGCGCCACTCCTTCCACGTTCCCATACACCTTCATCGATCCCACTCCACTTCACTCCAGACTTCCTCCGCCCCCGCATTTCCCAAAACCATTCGAAAACCGCACTCTCCAGACTCGAATCCCATCTTCCCACCCGAGATCCCGCCCAcccccacctcctcctccaccaaaACCAAACCCTAGAAAATCCCAACCCCTCCCCCGACCAAGCCCGCGGCAAAACCCCCAGAACATCTCCCCTACGACCCCCCGAAAATCCCGACCACCGAAACCTCAAAAACTCGAACTCGAACACTTCCccgacccaaaaataaaaaggaaacgGATTCAGCAGAAGCTCGAGCTCGAAACCATCCGACTTTACGAAGATGAAGAGCGGCCGAGGGAACAGAGGACTCACAGATCGGCGAGCGCACG
This region of Eucalyptus grandis isolate ANBG69807.140 chromosome 8, ASM1654582v1, whole genome shotgun sequence genomic DNA includes:
- the LOC104456395 gene encoding uncharacterized protein LOC104456395 — encoded protein: MADGSSVDVILDFLRRNKFTRAEEALRSEITNRSDLNGFLQNLTLEEKDTGKFPQGQNGEKPAVVNQGPNSRDGGEASEELIVKEIECGTTRSGPDSRSKGTVVEQSKHVEMSSNTSKGFTFPKGSERNSGDLQPWKFNSSNGPSDLYENDVCRSSHTMSDLKVSGASYSGKANVFTREDVKFAGEKDAWVVSSSKNHSEPFGEPREFGKQAKVSNVYSKDGSDDNPWSTNEELASISADPWKDCSIKTVFPFTKGETSNNYDIIIPHDKKEGKKKAETINDVRVAIKDQVDEVGRALYFGKTQGGFDQKNISSLGFPFPYENPKEELPRLPPVKLKSEEKSISNNWEEKYDRDGMGAKLASIDSTFLIGSFLDVPVGQEINSSGGKRLGGGNWLSVSHGIAEDTSDLVSGFATIGDGLSESIDYPNEYWDSDEYDDDDDVGYMRQPIEDETWFLAHEIDYPSDNEKGTGHGSVPDPQEGGQIKDEDDDQSFAEEDSYFSGERFLQSKNVEPVTASDDPMGLSAREVYGRVEENDLITQYDGQLMDEEELNFMRAEPVWKGFVAQTDELIMLGDEKVLNDRGRPQLDDICLDDDQHGSVRSIGVGINSDAADFGSEVRESLVGGSSEGDLEYIPDHDVGPASKHYKIEADKNYSNRLSREQRRKYKLDPNQYIIGNDKSIQTGVKGQIDGGFSFPPPLRDEQLLHASSSKSLWSENSNAVVNDVAEQRLNASMGTDDMLATWKRKSSDSSTVKSSRDEDNANAVRSANSSPSSLSNYGYAERDCIKKEEDEKPAVREDDAVASLEDEEAAAVQEQVRQIKAQEEEFETFNLKIVHRKNRTGFEEDKNFHVVLNSVIAGRYHVTEYLGSAAFSKAIQAHDLHTGMDVCVKIIKNNKDFFDQSLDEIKLLKYVNKHDPGDKYHLLRLYDYFYYREHLLIVCELLKANLYEFHKFNRESGGEVYFTMPRLQSITIQCLEALRFLHGLGLIHCDLKPENILVKSYSRCEVKVIDLGSSCFETDHLCSYVQSRSYRAPEVILGLPYDKKIDVWSLGCILAELCTGNVLFQNDSPATLLARVIGIIGSLNQDMLAKGRDTYKYFTKNHMLYERNQDTNRLEYLIPKKTSLRHRLPMGDQGFIDFVSHLLEVNPKKRPTAADALKHPWLSYPYEPISS
- the LOC104416247 gene encoding fasciclin-like arabinogalactan protein 21; translation: MVEEYVGEGEEAVSDSANSRISSPTPPSVNSRASQHGPSLSAARVPRALRHLLLLRRRRNHRRRRLPPASPPPPPPSLSDFGYPRFRDVPLSSGPLLQQILAHLGFQELSISVGAALSQYPALSRWNGPVTIFAPSDPSVESCAACLLPRLLAEHVVPGFYSSSTLQSLTFGTKIETINPRHCVTVTAASDRFANATRIFIDGAEVTRPDLFDNGIMIVHGLDGPVSPLSPSSCTDASPRPSFEAAPPSFTGPPPLIMSMMLRDAMLRLRGGGYGVVALAMKAKFAELVALENATIFAMEDDFIFSDPHNYAGDVGFHIVPDRYLAGDDLRNLPVGSTLGTMAEGQDLVVTSAGGPAGGTVQINRARVKIPEVIRNARVVVHSLFLPFSHLQVGPLSPGRSPGPAAGAPVDDGGSEDRSAGDASESLEETGGCGLGPTQIEDGHGP
- the LOC104416250 gene encoding fasciclin-like arabinogalactan protein 21, with protein sequence MAIESLQLSILIAAIFFSATTTSMDEDLFASPQSQARRPELIRDDSLSPTSLLEPILSHLGFHDLAMAVPSLTDSPSFTTWNGPSTLFAPSDSSLKSCASCSVPRILSEHIVPGLFSFGYLQKLAFGTKVETMSPGHCLTVTSATHRVTNTTRIFIDGVEISRPDMFNNGIVVVHGLEGFIAPLSPFSCSIEKMTSLAFPFSLPPPVSSSFSPSPLMRLMLRDAVLRLRTSGFGILALAIKIKYPELVNLQNATIFTVDDFSIFTGAISYVNNVRFHIVPNRYLAMADLERLPAGTVLPSLEAGQYLAVTTAGGPATMRINYVRMKSPDVMRNQKVVVHSLFLPFPHLHPASLDGLINGQDHVEENVAAANQGMKDSCAALEENGGCEVIPP